A portion of the Planctomycetia bacterium genome contains these proteins:
- a CDS encoding glycosyltransferase family 2 protein: MLPITVILAVKNEAVNLPKCLASLKQAERVVVIDSSSTDATPQIVKDAGAELVQFHYQGGHPKKRQWAIETLQITTAWVLLLDADEVMPAGLWTEIQQAIASPTASTAFLITKGFHFLGKRLTFGGFSFQAVLLFKTGSARFEKILAEADSGFDMEVHERLIVNGTIGSLKTPLIHEDFKSLHAYIDRHNRYSTWEAQVRTRFLKKGQWGEETVKPKLFGNSQERRRWLKYVALRVPFEPTLWFLYHYIFKLGFLEGRRGWIASRIRAQYIFQVRAKMYEIGLKTK; the protein is encoded by the coding sequence ATGTTGCCCATCACTGTCATCCTGGCTGTCAAGAACGAAGCGGTCAACCTGCCCAAGTGCCTCGCTTCGCTAAAGCAGGCTGAACGAGTGGTAGTGATCGATTCAAGCAGCACCGATGCTACGCCGCAAATCGTAAAAGATGCAGGTGCGGAACTGGTCCAGTTCCATTACCAAGGCGGGCATCCAAAAAAACGGCAATGGGCGATTGAAACACTGCAAATCACTACTGCCTGGGTGCTACTCCTCGATGCCGATGAAGTGATGCCTGCAGGATTGTGGACTGAAATACAACAGGCGATTGCCTCACCAACAGCGTCAACCGCTTTCCTGATTACCAAAGGTTTTCACTTCCTCGGCAAACGGCTTACGTTCGGTGGGTTCTCCTTCCAGGCAGTGTTGCTCTTCAAGACTGGTTCAGCCCGGTTTGAAAAGATACTCGCCGAAGCAGACAGTGGCTTTGACATGGAAGTGCACGAACGACTAATAGTGAACGGCACAATTGGCTCACTCAAAACTCCGCTGATTCACGAAGATTTCAAAAGCCTGCATGCCTACATCGACAGGCACAACCGTTATTCAACCTGGGAAGCCCAGGTGCGGACGCGGTTTCTCAAGAAAGGCCAATGGGGGGAGGAAACCGTTAAGCCCAAGCTGTTTGGCAATTCGCAGGAACGCCGTCGCTGGCTGAAGTATGTCGCACTGAGAGTTCCTTTTGAACCCACCCTCTGGTTCCTGTACCACTACATCTTCAAACTAGGCTTCCTCGAAGGCCGCCGAGGTTGGATCGCGAGCCGCATCCGGGCACAGTACATTTTCCAGGTACGGGCGAAGATGTATGAGATAGGGCTGAAGACGAAGTAG
- a CDS encoding ankyrin repeat domain-containing protein yields the protein MADKIRQAIQYSSPDEAISLIQQSEVDLLDGEEQTPLIHASIHGKLDILSWLINHGAAIDHQDRNGLTALHLAIQSKQFAIASELLKHRANIALKDKFGNAPLWRAVFDARGKYDFVTLLLQNGARPEDKNNNNKSPMDLATTFGDQVLVQILQNHSSNC from the coding sequence ATGGCTGACAAGATCAGACAGGCCATTCAGTATTCGTCACCAGATGAAGCCATTTCGTTGATTCAGCAAAGTGAAGTTGACCTTCTAGATGGAGAAGAGCAAACGCCATTAATTCATGCCTCAATACATGGAAAACTTGATATTCTCAGTTGGCTTATAAATCATGGAGCAGCAATTGACCACCAGGATAGAAATGGTTTGACTGCATTACACCTTGCTATTCAATCGAAGCAGTTCGCTATAGCGTCTGAATTGTTGAAGCATCGGGCTAATATTGCACTTAAAGATAAGTTTGGCAACGCACCATTGTGGAGGGCTGTGTTTGATGCTCGCGGCAAGTATGATTTTGTCACATTGCTTCTTCAGAACGGTGCAAGGCCTGAAGATAAGAATAACAACAACAAGTCGCCGATGGACTTAGCAACTACATTTGGCGATCAGGTATTGGTTCAAATACTTCAAAATCATTCTTCGAACTGTTAA
- a CDS encoding DUF418 domain-containing protein: protein MNELPTENSVTTVLAPVAEPQRLKIIDALRGVALLGILLMNIPGFSMAQYSSEAYRSDPTNVNFWVSAVISVFFEGKMRALFGMIFGAGIVLFVTKKEQAGKPVTGLFYRRMFWLLLFGLIHAHVILWIGDILYLYAICGMIVYLFRNVKPIYLVLGVPLVAICDFTAGTLFYQHIREQRIAYVDATAAVAANKPLSEAQQGALKEWRELEKTMIPNRQDAKDNTQKMKSDYATVGSYLRPLALMFETKFLVIEVWDSIALMLLGIALYRWGFLTGQWSNRSYWKTMLIGYGIGLPLVSYSFYHHFLHNPTMEVSLQRMEQVPIEWVNLIYPFQRILLVLAHASALILLYKANVFPRLFRSLIAVGQMAFTNYIMHSVICTLFFFGYGLNYYGELQYYQIYFVAFAIWILQLILSPIWLHYFLFGPLEWLWRSLTYWKIQPFRRV, encoded by the coding sequence ATGAATGAATTACCGACAGAAAATTCAGTCACCACCGTACTCGCTCCCGTCGCTGAACCCCAGCGGCTTAAGATTATTGATGCCCTACGTGGCGTGGCATTGCTCGGCATTCTGCTGATGAATATCCCCGGCTTTTCCATGGCCCAGTATTCATCCGAGGCATATCGAAGCGATCCAACTAATGTCAACTTCTGGGTGTCTGCTGTCATCTCGGTCTTTTTTGAAGGCAAGATGCGGGCGCTTTTCGGAATGATCTTCGGTGCAGGCATTGTGCTCTTTGTCACCAAAAAAGAGCAGGCAGGCAAACCTGTGACAGGCCTCTTCTATCGCAGGATGTTCTGGCTGCTTCTCTTCGGCCTCATTCATGCTCATGTAATCTTGTGGATTGGCGATATCCTCTATCTCTATGCCATCTGCGGAATGATTGTTTATCTGTTCCGCAATGTGAAGCCCATCTACCTGGTTTTGGGCGTGCCCCTGGTGGCAATCTGCGATTTTACCGCAGGGACTTTGTTCTATCAGCACATTCGCGAACAGCGGATTGCCTACGTGGATGCCACCGCTGCTGTTGCTGCTAACAAACCACTGTCAGAAGCACAGCAGGGAGCATTGAAAGAGTGGCGTGAACTGGAAAAGACGATGATTCCCAATCGCCAGGACGCTAAAGACAACACGCAGAAAATGAAATCCGATTACGCTACCGTTGGCAGTTACCTTAGGCCTCTTGCCTTGATGTTCGAGACCAAGTTTCTCGTCATTGAGGTGTGGGATTCGATTGCTTTGATGTTGCTGGGCATTGCACTTTACCGCTGGGGATTTCTGACAGGCCAGTGGTCGAATCGAAGCTATTGGAAAACCATGCTCATTGGATACGGCATCGGCCTGCCTCTGGTGAGCTACAGCTTCTATCACCATTTTCTTCATAACCCGACGATGGAAGTATCGCTTCAACGCATGGAGCAGGTACCCATTGAATGGGTCAATCTGATTTATCCCTTCCAGCGCATCCTCTTAGTACTAGCTCACGCCTCAGCACTCATTCTGCTCTACAAGGCCAACGTTTTCCCGCGACTGTTCCGTTCCCTCATTGCAGTGGGACAAATGGCATTCACCAATTACATCATGCATTCGGTTATCTGCACGCTGTTCTTCTTCGGCTACGGTTTGAATTACTACGGCGAACTGCAGTATTACCAGATTTACTTTGTGGCCTTCGCCATCTGGATACTCCAACTGATTCTCAGCCCCATCTGGCTCCACTATTTCCTATTCGGCCCACTGGAATGGCTGTGGCGGAGTTTAACGTATTGGAAGATACAGCCGTTCAGACGAGTATAG
- a CDS encoding argininosuccinate synthase, whose protein sequence is MARGKVVLAYSGGLDTSVMVPWLQEKYNLDVVTFTVDLGQGDDLEAIKKKALKTGAIAAEAMDARNLFVDCFVWPSLMAGALYEGKYPLATALGRPLIAKLMVDTAKEHGAVAVAHGCTGKGNDQVRFDVTFQTLAPQLKIIAPVREWKMTRDEEIEYAKAHNIPVFATAENPYSVDENIFGRSVEAGVLEDPYFEPPEEAFQWTTDPRKAPNEPEYIEIDFEHGKPTALNSVKLDAVPLLESLNKTGGKHGVGRIDHIENRLVGIKSREIYEAPAAVILHLAHRELETLCLSKPSMRFKAMVANEYADLIYNGLWFSAHHQDLAAYVASSQRYVTGRVRVKLFKGNVSIAGRKSEFSLYSKHLATYEKGDQFDHEAAKGFIRLWGLSQQTQAQTQLLTGNKGFNLPGVLTE, encoded by the coding sequence ATGGCACGTGGCAAAGTCGTACTCGCTTATTCTGGTGGCCTGGATACCTCCGTCATGGTTCCCTGGCTGCAGGAAAAATACAACCTGGATGTGGTGACCTTCACGGTCGACCTGGGGCAGGGGGACGACCTGGAAGCCATCAAGAAGAAAGCCCTCAAGACCGGCGCGATTGCTGCAGAAGCGATGGATGCCCGGAACCTCTTTGTCGATTGTTTTGTCTGGCCATCACTCATGGCTGGTGCTCTGTACGAAGGCAAATATCCGTTAGCGACAGCTTTGGGCAGGCCCCTCATCGCCAAACTCATGGTGGACACTGCCAAGGAACACGGTGCGGTGGCAGTAGCACATGGCTGTACAGGCAAAGGCAATGACCAGGTTCGTTTTGATGTCACGTTTCAGACACTGGCGCCACAGCTCAAGATCATTGCCCCTGTTCGTGAATGGAAAATGACCCGCGATGAAGAGATCGAGTACGCCAAGGCCCACAACATCCCTGTCTTCGCCACAGCAGAGAACCCCTACAGCGTGGATGAAAACATCTTTGGCCGCAGCGTGGAAGCAGGGGTTCTCGAAGACCCTTATTTCGAACCACCCGAAGAGGCTTTCCAGTGGACGACCGACCCACGCAAGGCTCCCAATGAACCCGAGTACATCGAAATTGATTTCGAACATGGAAAACCCACCGCGTTAAATAGCGTTAAACTCGATGCGGTGCCCCTGCTCGAATCGCTCAACAAAACCGGTGGCAAGCACGGCGTAGGCCGCATTGATCACATCGAAAACCGCCTCGTCGGCATCAAGTCACGCGAAATCTACGAAGCCCCTGCAGCGGTGATCCTGCACCTGGCCCATCGGGAACTGGAAACGCTGTGTCTGTCCAAGCCGAGCATGCGTTTCAAAGCGATGGTAGCTAATGAATATGCTGATTTGATTTACAATGGTCTGTGGTTTAGCGCACATCATCAGGACTTGGCTGCCTATGTCGCCAGCAGCCAGCGTTATGTCACAGGCCGCGTGCGGGTGAAGCTGTTCAAAGGCAATGTCAGTATCGCAGGCCGCAAGAGCGAATTCTCCCTTTACAGCAAGCACCTGGCCACTTACGAGAAGGGCGATCAGTTTGATCATGAAGCAGCCAAGGGCTTCATCCGCCTGTGGGGCTTGAGCCAGCAGACTCAGGCTCAGACACAGTTGCTGACGGGTAATAAGGGGTTCAATTTGCCGGGGGTGTTGACGGAGTAG
- a CDS encoding M67 family metallopeptidase — protein sequence MVMTLQIPAMIFDEMVEHARSELPHECVGMLLGQTDGQATHYIALVNELQSPTRFLTEAMSMLRAEKKRRELNLEVLAIVHSHPTSDPIPSQYDKADHYSSDVVCLILSLKEKEPNLQGWWINPDGVMPASVVVQQATA from the coding sequence ATGGTCATGACGCTGCAGATTCCAGCAATGATTTTCGATGAAATGGTAGAACATGCCCGAAGCGAGTTGCCTCATGAATGCGTTGGCATGTTGCTGGGGCAAACTGATGGTCAGGCAACACATTACATTGCATTGGTGAATGAGCTACAAAGCCCGACCAGGTTTCTGACAGAAGCAATGAGCATGTTGCGTGCAGAAAAGAAACGACGGGAACTTAACCTCGAAGTGCTGGCCATCGTGCATTCGCATCCCACTAGCGATCCGATACCGAGTCAATATGACAAAGCAGACCATTACAGCAGTGATGTGGTTTGCCTGATTCTTTCGCTCAAAGAAAAAGAACCCAACCTGCAAGGCTGGTGGATCAATCCAGATGGAGTGATGCCTGCATCGGTGGTTGTTCAGCAAGCGACCGCTTAG
- a CDS encoding alpha/beta hydrolase: MSLAVLAGISVPVQSSPTESPVVGHWEGKITLGAIEMRMGLTLKADAEGKLSGTMISVDQGNAAMEIPKATFKDSLLKFSIPKVGASYTGKLNEQGTELAGDFMQGLMKMPLTLKKVKSLTKLNRPQEPKPPFPYTSEDVTYDNTKANIKLAGTLTLPKGSGPFPVVLFISGSGPQDRDESLLGHKPFLVLADYLTRKGIAVLRVDDRGTAKSKGDFASASSFDFAEDVKAGVQYLRSRKEINPHRIGLLGHSEGGLIAPMVASELGDIAFIVLLAGPGLPGEDILYLQGKLIAQVEGAKPEQVAFNEGVQKKLFAIVKAEPASSQVVKKLQQALKEEIHKLPEDVKNELAKKGTLSQAELQLASFAKPWFKTFIEYDPRPALAKVKCPVLAINGELDLQVPYKENLEAIRHALENAGNHQHVIKAFPQLNHLFQTCKTGSPTEYGKIEETMSPEVLEFIAKWIISVK; this comes from the coding sequence ATGTCGCTGGCTGTCCTGGCTGGTATCTCTGTACCGGTTCAATCTTCCCCTACTGAATCTCCCGTGGTCGGCCATTGGGAAGGCAAGATCACCCTTGGCGCCATCGAAATGAGAATGGGGCTAACGTTGAAAGCTGATGCTGAGGGCAAGCTTTCAGGTACCATGATCAGCGTTGATCAGGGAAATGCAGCGATGGAGATTCCGAAAGCAACATTCAAAGATAGCCTGCTGAAATTCAGCATTCCTAAGGTTGGAGCCAGCTACACGGGAAAGTTGAACGAACAAGGAACGGAACTGGCAGGCGACTTCATGCAGGGATTGATGAAGATGCCACTCACGCTGAAAAAGGTGAAGTCACTTACCAAACTCAACAGACCTCAGGAGCCTAAACCACCTTTCCCGTACACTTCGGAAGATGTCACTTACGATAATACCAAAGCGAACATCAAGCTGGCTGGCACGCTGACGTTGCCTAAGGGAAGCGGGCCGTTTCCGGTTGTCTTGTTCATCTCCGGCTCAGGGCCGCAGGATCGAGATGAAAGCCTGTTGGGACATAAGCCCTTTCTGGTGCTGGCTGATTATTTGACAAGAAAGGGCATAGCTGTACTCCGCGTTGATGATCGTGGAACGGCAAAATCGAAGGGAGATTTTGCCAGCGCCAGCAGTTTTGATTTCGCAGAAGACGTTAAGGCTGGAGTGCAGTATCTCCGATCACGCAAGGAAATTAATCCTCACCGAATCGGATTGCTGGGCCACAGTGAGGGCGGCTTGATTGCCCCCATGGTGGCCAGCGAATTGGGTGATATCGCTTTTATCGTTCTGCTCGCGGGGCCTGGTCTGCCTGGCGAAGATATTCTCTATCTGCAAGGCAAACTCATTGCCCAGGTGGAGGGGGCCAAGCCTGAACAGGTTGCATTCAATGAAGGTGTGCAGAAAAAACTCTTTGCCATCGTAAAAGCAGAACCAGCGAGTTCCCAGGTTGTGAAGAAACTGCAGCAGGCACTGAAGGAAGAAATTCATAAGCTGCCTGAAGATGTCAAAAACGAACTGGCTAAGAAAGGAACCTTGTCACAAGCCGAGTTGCAGTTAGCCAGTTTTGCCAAGCCCTGGTTCAAAACATTTATTGAATACGATCCAAGGCCGGCACTAGCCAAAGTCAAATGCCCGGTGCTGGCTATCAATGGCGAACTCGATCTGCAGGTGCCTTACAAAGAAAATCTGGAAGCTATCAGGCACGCACTGGAAAATGCCGGGAATCATCAACATGTCATCAAAGCATTTCCCCAGTTGAATCATCTGTTTCAGACCTGCAAAACAGGCTCACCTACGGAATACGGGAAGATAGAAGAAACCATGAGTCCTGAAGTGTTGGAGTTCATTGCGAAATGGATTATTTCTGTAAAGTGA
- a CDS encoding Hsp20/alpha crystallin family protein: MSEPIQQADAVQQSVREPRHVYTPALDIYETEDGLVLEADLPSVKPENLEIRVQDNVLHLFGKVTWPVSATARLIHEEIREEDFYRSFILSDEVDTEQITADFSDGVLKLTLPKAPKTKPRKIEVRTGKSA; this comes from the coding sequence ATGAGCGAACCCATTCAACAGGCAGATGCAGTGCAGCAGTCTGTGCGTGAACCACGCCATGTCTACACACCGGCACTCGACATTTATGAAACTGAGGATGGACTGGTTCTGGAAGCTGATTTGCCCAGCGTGAAGCCCGAAAATCTGGAAATACGTGTCCAGGATAATGTGTTGCATCTGTTTGGCAAAGTAACCTGGCCGGTATCAGCCACTGCTCGTCTGATTCATGAAGAGATTCGCGAGGAAGATTTCTATCGTTCCTTTATCCTTAGCGATGAAGTGGATACGGAGCAGATTACTGCTGACTTCAGCGACGGAGTATTGAAACTGACGTTGCCTAAAGCGCCAAAGACCAAGCCGCGGAAAATTGAAGTTCGAACAGGGAAATCGGCTTAG
- a CDS encoding Hsp20/alpha crystallin family protein, with translation MKLWVWRPGMDAMDDLQRQMNRLMDWTLNVVEQHFSPSWQPLPSCNIYETETEYQFLMPMPGVHVNDLDIQVTGSQLTIKGERKRPELIHDEQYRRQERWMGRWVRSIPLPERADAEQIQANLEHGVLLLHIPKLPERQARHVRVAVRKNDQPEAVLPAVERSPS, from the coding sequence ATGAAACTATGGGTTTGGCGTCCGGGAATGGATGCGATGGATGATCTGCAAAGGCAGATGAACCGATTGATGGATTGGACGCTTAACGTGGTGGAGCAACATTTCTCCCCCAGTTGGCAACCTTTACCCAGTTGCAATATCTACGAAACAGAGACCGAATATCAGTTCCTGATGCCCATGCCAGGCGTTCATGTCAACGATCTCGATATCCAGGTGACTGGAAGTCAATTGACCATTAAAGGCGAACGCAAACGCCCAGAATTAATTCACGATGAGCAGTACCGTCGGCAGGAACGATGGATGGGTCGCTGGGTGCGTTCGATACCACTTCCTGAACGTGCGGATGCTGAACAAATTCAGGCCAATCTGGAACATGGCGTATTGCTGCTGCACATTCCAAAATTGCCTGAAAGGCAAGCACGTCATGTAAGAGTGGCAGTGAGGAAAAATGATCAGCCAGAGGCTGTTCTGCCAGCGGTTGAAAGGAGTCCATCATGA
- the coaD gene encoding pantetheine-phosphate adenylyltransferase produces the protein MANEFAQIAVYPGMFDPVHLGHVDVIRRASQLFPKLVVGVGVNPVKKPLFSIDDRVQMLQLATRTFTNVEIKPFDTLAVRFVRNEGSMVMIRGLRTVTDMDYEFSMSLTNQTLDPHIQTIFLLSHVQYTHLSSTLIRQIVSFGGDLSKFLPAEVVPLVRTKLANSPES, from the coding sequence ATGGCAAACGAATTTGCCCAAATTGCAGTGTATCCCGGCATGTTCGACCCAGTGCACCTGGGGCATGTTGATGTTATCCGCCGTGCCAGCCAATTGTTTCCAAAACTCGTAGTTGGGGTTGGCGTCAATCCTGTCAAAAAACCTCTTTTTTCCATTGATGACAGGGTTCAGATGCTGCAACTGGCCACCCGAACGTTTACCAATGTTGAGATAAAGCCGTTCGACACCCTGGCTGTTCGCTTCGTGAGGAATGAAGGCAGCATGGTCATGATCCGTGGGTTACGGACAGTAACGGATATGGATTATGAATTCAGCATGTCGCTGACGAATCAGACACTCGACCCCCATATTCAGACCATTTTTCTCCTTTCCCATGTGCAATACACCCACCTGAGCAGTACGTTGATTCGTCAAATCGTCTCCTTCGGCGGAGACCTGAGCAAATTCCTTCCTGCCGAAGTAGTCCCGCTGGTTCGCACCAAATTAGCGAACTCGCCTGAGAGTTAA
- the hisI gene encoding phosphoribosyl-AMP cyclohydrolase, with protein sequence MKTEVDFAKSGGLVPVIAQDHESGQVLMLAWMNEEAFQETLKTRRAVYFSRSRNKLWRKGEESGNVQQVKDILIDCDADTILLKVEQIGGAACHEGYASCFFRKLNTDGHVHATLGERLFDPKQVYHK encoded by the coding sequence ATGAAAACCGAAGTGGATTTTGCCAAGTCAGGTGGACTCGTGCCGGTGATTGCACAGGATCACGAATCTGGCCAAGTGCTGATGTTAGCCTGGATGAATGAAGAAGCCTTTCAGGAAACACTCAAAACGAGACGTGCCGTCTACTTTAGCCGAAGCCGAAACAAACTCTGGCGAAAGGGAGAAGAATCAGGGAACGTGCAACAGGTTAAAGACATCCTGATCGACTGCGATGCTGACACGATCCTGCTGAAAGTGGAACAGATCGGCGGTGCAGCCTGCCACGAGGGATATGCGAGTTGTTTCTTCAGAAAACTGAATACGGACGGGCATGTGCATGCCACCCTGGGTGAGAGGCTGTTTGACCCGAAACAGGTGTATCATAAGTAG
- a CDS encoding ATP phosphoribosyltransferase, protein MSSQILKLGLPAGSLQQATAELFAKAGFKINFPSRSYYPSIDDPEIQCTLLRAQEMARYVENGALDCGLTGHDWVLETGADVEEIAELTYSKISRRPVRWVLAVPNDSPVQTVQDLQGKRIATEVVHLTRRFLAQHGVEADVEFSWGATEVKPPRLADAIVDVTETGSSLKANNLRVVAELLQSTTRFIANKDARRDPWRKQKILDVVMLLQGAMAAEGKVGLMMNVMRKDLEAVLQLLPALQTPTISSLADPTWVDVNTILEETTVRTLIPKLKAAGARGLVEYPLNKIID, encoded by the coding sequence ATGTCGAGTCAGATACTCAAGTTGGGACTGCCAGCGGGAAGTTTGCAGCAGGCCACCGCTGAGCTTTTTGCCAAAGCGGGGTTTAAGATCAATTTCCCCAGCCGCAGCTACTATCCTTCCATCGACGATCCGGAAATTCAGTGTACGCTGCTGCGGGCACAGGAGATGGCACGCTATGTCGAAAATGGGGCGCTCGATTGTGGTTTGACAGGCCACGATTGGGTGCTGGAAACCGGCGCTGATGTTGAAGAGATCGCTGAACTCACTTACAGCAAAATCAGCCGCAGGCCCGTTCGCTGGGTACTCGCCGTTCCGAATGATTCACCGGTGCAGACGGTTCAGGATCTTCAAGGCAAACGGATTGCCACCGAAGTGGTCCATTTGACTCGCCGATTTCTGGCACAGCATGGCGTGGAAGCTGATGTAGAATTCAGTTGGGGTGCCACCGAGGTCAAACCACCTCGCCTGGCCGATGCCATTGTCGATGTCACTGAGACAGGCAGTTCCCTCAAAGCCAATAATCTGCGTGTAGTAGCAGAACTTCTGCAATCGACTACTCGTTTCATTGCCAACAAGGATGCCCGCCGCGATCCCTGGCGGAAACAGAAAATCCTTGATGTCGTTATGCTTCTGCAAGGAGCCATGGCAGCAGAAGGTAAAGTGGGACTGATGATGAACGTCATGCGGAAAGACCTTGAAGCAGTGTTGCAACTGCTCCCTGCCCTGCAAACACCTACGATTTCCTCGCTGGCTGACCCCACTTGGGTAGACGTCAATACTATCCTCGAAGAAACAACCGTTCGAACTCTGATACCTAAATTGAAAGCTGCCGGTGCCCGTGGACTGGTGGAATACCCACTGAACAAAATTATTGACTAG
- a CDS encoding SDR family oxidoreductase yields the protein MAHLENRIKGKVVLITGGGSGIGRAIACTLSREGAQVAIAGRNLEKLEETNQLAGGKLLVVVCDATQHAQVENTVFQVIKTFGRIDILINNAGMNIKERYIRNLSLEGWQQTIQGNLDSAFLFSRAVLPGMLQHRQGHIINISSVSGKRANKLGGTAYAAAKFGMTALSHAIGLEEAENGIRTTAICPGEVDTPILEQRPNPVSDERRAIILKPEDVAEAVLYVANLRPGVSVPEMIITPTVQPYA from the coding sequence ATGGCTCACTTGGAAAATCGCATTAAGGGAAAAGTCGTACTCATCACCGGCGGTGGCAGTGGCATTGGCCGGGCTATTGCGTGTACATTATCCCGTGAAGGCGCTCAGGTAGCAATCGCCGGCCGAAATCTCGAAAAGCTGGAAGAAACCAACCAGCTGGCTGGCGGAAAACTACTCGTAGTAGTCTGCGATGCTACGCAACATGCTCAAGTGGAAAACACGGTTTTCCAGGTGATCAAGACGTTTGGACGAATTGACATCCTGATCAACAATGCCGGTATGAATATCAAGGAACGCTACATTCGCAATCTCTCACTGGAAGGCTGGCAACAGACGATTCAGGGGAACCTGGATTCGGCATTTCTGTTCTCCCGAGCCGTGCTTCCTGGCATGCTGCAACATCGCCAGGGGCACATCATCAATATCTCATCTGTCTCGGGCAAACGGGCAAACAAGCTGGGAGGCACAGCCTACGCAGCAGCCAAATTTGGCATGACCGCGCTCAGCCATGCTATTGGCCTGGAAGAAGCGGAGAATGGCATTCGCACGACAGCCATCTGCCCCGGTGAAGTTGATACGCCAATCCTTGAGCAACGGCCCAACCCGGTGAGTGACGAACGACGTGCTATCATTCTGAAGCCTGAAGATGTTGCCGAGGCGGTGCTGTATGTTGCCAACCTCAGGCCGGGTGTCTCGGTGCCGGAGATGATCATCACTCCGACAGTACAACCCTATGCGTAA
- a CDS encoding asparaginase, producing the protein MSLRILITGGTFDKYYDAIRGELTFRESHLPAILKQARVTLPIIIEVCLLKDSLHMNDEDRQRILKACQNAPEEAVVVVHGTDTMVETAKLLGEAQLAKTIIMTGAMVPYAITESDSLFNLGFALAAAQCACHGVYVAMNGQVWPWNQVRKNRQLGLFESL; encoded by the coding sequence ATGAGTTTGCGCATCTTGATCACCGGCGGTACCTTTGACAAGTATTACGATGCCATCCGGGGTGAACTGACTTTTCGTGAAAGCCATCTTCCTGCCATTCTGAAGCAGGCTCGCGTCACACTGCCCATCATTATCGAAGTGTGCCTGCTCAAAGACAGCCTGCACATGAACGATGAAGACCGCCAGCGCATCCTTAAAGCGTGTCAAAATGCGCCGGAAGAAGCAGTAGTAGTGGTGCATGGCACCGATACGATGGTGGAGACAGCCAAGCTTCTGGGAGAGGCTCAACTGGCCAAGACCATCATCATGACAGGCGCCATGGTGCCTTACGCCATCACTGAATCGGATTCTTTATTCAACCTGGGTTTTGCCCTGGCTGCTGCTCAATGTGCATGTCATGGCGTATACGTTGCCATGAATGGGCAAGTCTGGCCTTGGAATCAAGTGCGTAAGAACAGGCAGTTAGGTCTATTTGAGAGCCTATAG